One part of the Canis lupus dingo isolate Sandy chromosome 14, ASM325472v2, whole genome shotgun sequence genome encodes these proteins:
- the TEX47 gene encoding testis-expressed protein 47, producing MAFPGHIQKTNKRTFPVESLLMPQIPRGNYFHLQEEKQRLQLKKFLLHRMFLVATITPNTEKKDISDYYEQVFQSILKHHLGEAVTGFLLVYPTSILHILETSSGTLYRILLDYLNHKQNETEFFIQRMKIIVASHNIPTRLFMQWHVSVMKVPVMYLDDVTQTQSLEEVITEFLTQTHKLALHLLKTVKVGAKGPGDNLHQIAPELLIPEQIIKYLCKSEQFMDPETFIDMYNKPIHVTLDSDVIWPAPTYF from the coding sequence ATGGCTTTCCCAGGCCATATCCAAAAGACCAACAAAAGGACTTTTCCAGTGGAATCGCTTCTAATGCCACAAATTCCACGTGGCAATTACTTTCATCTTcaggaagagaagcaaagactACAGCTAAAGAAATTCCTTCTTCATAGGATGTTTCTAGTGGCCACAATAACAccgaatacagaaaaaaaagatatttctgacTATTATGAGCAAGTGTTTCAgtcaattttaaaacatcaccTAGGAGAAGCAGTGACAGGGTTTTTGCTCGTATATCCTACTTCTATTCTGCATATCCTTGAGACCTCCAGTGGTACCCTTTACCGAATTCTTTTGGATTATCTTAACCATAAACAGaatgaaacagaattttttatCCAACGAATGAAAATTATAGTTGCATCCCATAACATCCCAACAAGACTTTTCATGCAATGGCATGTTTCAGTAATGAAAGTTCCAGTCATGTATCTTGATGATGTGACACAGACACAGTCCCTAGAGGAGGTCATCACAGAGTTTCTCACTCAGACTCATAAACTGGCACTCCACCTTTTAAAGACTGTTAAAGTGGGTGCTAAAGGACCAGGGGATAACTTGCACCAAATTGCACCTGAACTGCTCATCCCTGAACAAATAATAAAGTACTTGTGCAAATCTGAACAATTCATGGATCCAGAAACTTTCATAGACATGTATAATAAGCCCATACATGTCACTTTGGATTCTGATGTGATATGGCCTGCTCCCACCTATTTCTAG